ACTTTTTTATGATACTGTAAAAGGGGGTGATTTTCGTTCCAGAGAAGCAAATGTTTACAGACTAGCTGAGACCAGTGTATCCATAATAGATCAGTGTGTGGCCCAGGGTGTGCCTTTTGCAAGAGAATATGGAGGATTGCTTGATAATCGTTCTTTTGGAGGAGCACAAGTATCCAGAACTTTTTATGCCAGAGGTCAGACAGGGCAGCAATTGTTATATGGAGCTTTTGGAGCTTTAAACAGGCAAATTGCAGCCGGAACAGTAAAAATGTATCCAAAACATGAGCTTTTAGATGTTATAGTTGTAGATGGAAAAGCTAAGGGTATCGTTACCAGAAATATGAATACAGGTGAAATTTCCAGCCATTCAGGGCACGCTGTGGTATTGGCTACTGGAGGGTACGGAAATGTGTTTTATCTGAGTACAAATGCCAAAGGCTCAAACGTTACCGCTGCCTGGAGAGCACATAAAAAAGGAGCTTTCTTTGCAAATCCTTGCTTCACTCAAATACACCCTACCTGTATCCCGGTTTCAGGTACTTATCAAAGCAAGCTCACTCTTATGAGTGAAAGTTTGCGTAATGATGGAAGAGTTTGGGTTTCTAAACAAAAAGATGATAAAAGAGCGCCTAAAGATATACCTGAAAATGAAAGAGATTATTTCCTGGAAAGAAAATATCCTTCATTTGGCAATTTAGTTCCTCGCGATATTGCTGCAAGAAATATTAAAGAAGCTTGTGATGATGGAAGAGGTGTGGGACTAACCGGTCAGGCCGTTTATTTAGATTTTGCAGACGCCATCAATAGGTTAGGTCAGGACACCATCAGCCAGCGATATGGTAATCTGTTTGAAATGTACGAAAAAATTACCGGTGATAATCCTTATAAAACACCAATGAGAATTTATCCGGCTGTTCATTATACGATGGGTGGTCTATGGGTAGATTATAATCTGATGACGAATGTTCCGGGTCTGTTTGCTATCGGTGAAGCTAATTTTTCTGACCACGGAGCCAACCGATTAGGAGCATCTGCTTTGATGCAAGGCCTTGCTGATGGATATTTTGTTATCCCATCAACAATTGGAGACTATCTTGCAAATGAAGGCTTTGATAAAATTGATGAAAAAAGTGCAAATTTTAAAGAAGCTGAAAGTAATGTAAAAGAAGATTTAAAACACTTATTATCAATCAAGGGGGAAAAAACTCCTGATGAATTACACAGAGCTTTAGGGCAGATAATGTGGAATAAAGTCGGCATTGAAAGAACAGAGAAAAGTTTAAATGAAGCCATTAGAGATATTCAGGGTTTAAAAGAAGAATTTAAAAATAACCTTTTAGTCTCCGGAGTTAATGAAGAATTAAATGAACAGTTAGAAAAAGCAGGTCGTTTAAGAGATTTTCTGGAGTTAGGCGAATTAATGGCTAAAGACGCTTTAGAAAGAAAAGAATCCTGTGGCGGACATTTTCGTGCAGAATATCAGACTGAAGAAGGTGAAGCACTTAGAAATGATAATGACTTCAGCTATGTTGCCGCCTGGGAATATAAAGTAGAAGGCCATCAGTTGCACAAGGAAAATTTAACGTTCGAATATGTAAAACCCTCTCAAAGAAGTTATAAATAAACAGCTTATGAAGTTGAAATTAAAAATTTGGCGTCAAAAAAACGCGCAGGACAAAGGAGCTTTCAAAGAATATGAAATGGAAGGTATCTCAAAAGATATGTCATTCCTTGAAATGCTCGATGTTTTAAATGAATCACTGATAAAAAAGGGAGAAGATCCCATTGCTTTTGCGCACGATTGCCGGGAAGGAATTTGCGGTTCATGCGGCCTTCACGTGAATGGCAGGGCTCACGGACCCGTAAAAGGTGCTACCATTTGTCAGGTTCATATGAGAAGTTTTGAAGATGGACAGACTATTGTGATTGAACCCTGGAGAGCAGCAGCTTTCCCTATTATTAAAGATTTAGTTGTTGACCGCACGGGATTTGATCGGATTCTTCAAGCGGGAGGCTATATATCTGTAAATACAGGTAGTGCGCCTGAAGCTAATTTAA
This window of the Chitinophagaceae bacterium genome carries:
- a CDS encoding fumarate reductase/succinate dehydrogenase flavoprotein subunit, yielding MNTLDSKIPQGPIADKWKNHKFNLKLVNPANKRKFDIIVVGTGLAGASAAASFGELGYNVKCFSHHDSPRRAHSVAAQGGINAAKNYKNDGDSIYRLFYDTVKGGDFRSREANVYRLAETSVSIIDQCVAQGVPFAREYGGLLDNRSFGGAQVSRTFYARGQTGQQLLYGAFGALNRQIAAGTVKMYPKHELLDVIVVDGKAKGIVTRNMNTGEISSHSGHAVVLATGGYGNVFYLSTNAKGSNVTAAWRAHKKGAFFANPCFTQIHPTCIPVSGTYQSKLTLMSESLRNDGRVWVSKQKDDKRAPKDIPENERDYFLERKYPSFGNLVPRDIAARNIKEACDDGRGVGLTGQAVYLDFADAINRLGQDTISQRYGNLFEMYEKITGDNPYKTPMRIYPAVHYTMGGLWVDYNLMTNVPGLFAIGEANFSDHGANRLGASALMQGLADGYFVIPSTIGDYLANEGFDKIDEKSANFKEAESNVKEDLKHLLSIKGEKTPDELHRALGQIMWNKVGIERTEKSLNEAIRDIQGLKEEFKNNLLVSGVNEELNEQLEKAGRLRDFLELGELMAKDALERKESCGGHFRAEYQTEEGEALRNDNDFSYVAAWEYKVEGHQLHKENLTFEYVKPSQRSYK
- a CDS encoding succinate dehydrogenase/fumarate reductase iron-sulfur subunit, with translation MKLKLKIWRQKNAQDKGAFKEYEMEGISKDMSFLEMLDVLNESLIKKGEDPIAFAHDCREGICGSCGLHVNGRAHGPVKGATICQVHMRSFEDGQTIVIEPWRAAAFPIIKDLVVDRTGFDRILQAGGYISVNTGSAPEANLIPINKDDANEAFDAAACIGCGACVAACKNASAMLFTAAKVSHLSLLPQGGTESTERVIRMVEVMDNEGFGNCTNTGACEAECPKEISISHIARMNREFLSSSARK